From one Paenibacillus sp. FSL K6-1330 genomic stretch:
- a CDS encoding YugN family protein, whose product MIFENTGLDELHSDLAYLDECAEKVGFIRWQWEYYRATYDLKIEDKKNQAEYFLRINTRAVEGKLEKPDAILKIEAVYLGRATFPHGLEYESMAPQPVMNVATKKLQELKALLEA is encoded by the coding sequence ATGATTTTCGAAAATACAGGCTTGGACGAATTGCACAGCGATTTAGCTTACCTTGATGAATGTGCCGAGAAAGTAGGCTTCATTCGTTGGCAGTGGGAATACTACCGCGCTACATATGACTTGAAAATCGAAGATAAAAAAAATCAGGCTGAATACTTCCTGCGCATTAACACCCGCGCTGTTGAAGGCAAGCTCGAAAAACCGGACGCCATCCTCAAAATCGAAGCGGTATACCTGGGTAGAGCCACGTTCCCGCACGGACTTGAGTATGAATCCATGGCTCCACAGCCCGTTATGAATGTGGCTACCAAGAAGCTTCAAGAGCTCAAAGCTCTTCTGGAAGCGTAA
- a CDS encoding sensor domain-containing diguanylate cyclase: MSEDQRKAYESSPGSAVMFNDAGPIPGNGPRFWLQSLDITPHDFPYIQPLISDSYLEWLRESAGTQAMKKFSWALLSHEGAWLTGASEITQYLNASEDETLSLTLNSKEAAQGMGKGSLEGSVLCAVPLFTRIHGDVFAVMVSVSSLEMEPEQSLMLTETHALLFRSCFYRKLEYVFADDLEKVHNQAEREVHRRSIMFQYVKRMHVQINVDNVLVEAIDSVLALYPKAKVELFMSQDHESGHPLVRPLLLHHWQREVYVRTFMEGTLTIDEHKEPDSIVEIGIPMGGKQGVYGVLHVEVDKSELPDMDLELLSMMADAAGTAFENAKLYEQSNLMIHELRMINELTQRLNKSLHLAEIFQFANHELLKILEADYCCILIYNEELGGLEVVSCNAEWLAKEVFEKDYGLGGLVYHSKEPLILSDYNEERPAESRLMESTHSSSMIATPLTVNGEVRGVVLLTHAKRHYFSYDSYRLLQALTSHIGLAIGNAFLHAEVRRMANRDMLTELYARHYLDEMIHECQTRDFCGSLIVVDIDAFKQVNDTFGHQRGDKILKQVSSIVKTTIRHSDIPARWGGEELAVYLPGLGIQQAMQVAERIRIRVSEETDPRVTVSCGISEWNWTNDKISVESLFYRADMALYEAKNGGRNRIVVERAEAEIGLD; encoded by the coding sequence ATGTCAGAAGATCAACGGAAAGCGTATGAAAGCTCTCCCGGTTCTGCAGTTATGTTTAATGATGCTGGGCCAATTCCTGGAAATGGGCCTCGTTTTTGGCTTCAGAGCTTGGATATTACACCTCATGATTTCCCTTATATTCAGCCTCTCATATCAGACAGCTATCTGGAGTGGCTAAGAGAAAGCGCAGGCACACAGGCGATGAAGAAATTCAGCTGGGCCCTTCTTTCTCATGAGGGAGCTTGGCTGACAGGGGCGTCCGAAATAACGCAATACCTTAACGCAAGTGAAGATGAGACATTATCGCTTACTTTAAACTCCAAAGAAGCCGCCCAAGGGATGGGAAAGGGTTCTTTGGAGGGAAGCGTGCTGTGCGCTGTCCCGCTCTTCACTCGCATTCATGGCGATGTATTTGCGGTGATGGTCAGTGTTTCCTCGCTTGAGATGGAGCCGGAACAGTCACTTATGCTGACAGAAACTCATGCGTTATTGTTTCGTTCCTGCTTCTATCGGAAGTTGGAATACGTATTTGCCGATGATCTGGAGAAAGTCCACAACCAAGCTGAGCGTGAGGTGCACAGGCGTTCCATCATGTTTCAGTATGTAAAGCGGATGCATGTGCAGATTAATGTGGACAATGTGCTGGTGGAGGCTATCGACAGTGTTCTGGCACTGTATCCCAAGGCCAAAGTTGAATTGTTTATGTCTCAGGACCATGAGAGCGGACATCCGCTGGTGCGTCCCCTGCTGCTTCATCATTGGCAGAGAGAGGTTTATGTCCGCACATTTATGGAGGGTACCCTCACGATTGATGAACATAAGGAACCCGATTCGATCGTGGAAATCGGGATTCCCATGGGAGGCAAGCAGGGCGTTTATGGCGTGCTCCATGTGGAAGTGGACAAGTCTGAGCTGCCCGATATGGATCTGGAATTGCTCTCTATGATGGCCGATGCTGCGGGCACCGCGTTTGAGAATGCCAAATTGTACGAGCAGTCCAACCTGATGATTCATGAGCTCCGTATGATTAATGAACTGACACAGCGGTTGAACAAAAGCTTGCATTTGGCGGAGATATTTCAATTTGCCAACCATGAGCTGCTAAAGATTCTTGAGGCCGATTACTGCTGCATTTTGATTTATAACGAGGAGCTTGGCGGTCTTGAAGTGGTATCCTGCAACGCCGAATGGCTTGCCAAGGAGGTCTTTGAGAAGGATTATGGTTTGGGCGGCCTAGTCTACCATTCGAAGGAACCGCTCATCCTGTCAGACTATAACGAAGAACGTCCGGCGGAATCCCGGCTAATGGAGAGCACTCATTCCAGCTCGATGATTGCTACTCCGCTTACCGTAAACGGTGAGGTGCGGGGGGTTGTCCTTCTCACCCATGCGAAGCGGCATTATTTTTCGTATGACAGCTATCGGTTGCTTCAAGCTTTGACAAGCCATATTGGTCTGGCTATCGGCAATGCCTTCCTGCATGCGGAAGTGAGAAGAATGGCGAACCGGGATATGCTGACTGAACTGTATGCGAGACATTATCTTGATGAAATGATCCATGAATGTCAGACTCGTGATTTTTGCGGTTCTCTCATTGTTGTGGATATCGATGCATTCAAGCAGGTTAATGATACGTTCGGTCACCAGCGGGGGGACAAAATTCTGAAGCAGGTCAGCAGTATCGTGAAGACAACGATTCGCCATAGCGATATTCCGGCCCGCTGGGGAGGCGAGGAGCTTGCCGTGTATTTGCCGGGACTCGGCATTCAGCAGGCGATGCAGGTCGCCGAACGGATTCGCATAAGGGTATCGGAAGAGACCGACCCGCGCGTAACGGTGTCCTGCGGAATTTCCGAATGGAACTGGACCAATGACAAGATCAGCGTGGAGTCCCTCTTTTATCGAGCGGATATGGCTCTTTACGAAGCGAAGAATGGTGGCCGCAACCGGATTGTCGTGGAGAGGGCCGAGGCTGAAATCGGATTAGATTAA
- a CDS encoding HPr family phosphocarrier protein has product MSNNNQSIVEISQTASQFSSSIVLQAENKYIDVKSILGLFTTLVNSQSYELHVHGPDADAAKKAMIDVFTKHGLNVSVVAE; this is encoded by the coding sequence ATGTCCAATAACAATCAATCTATCGTAGAAATTTCGCAAACCGCTAGCCAGTTCTCATCCTCCATCGTTTTGCAGGCAGAGAACAAGTACATTGATGTTAAGAGCATCTTGGGTCTGTTCACAACGCTTGTCAACAGCCAAAGCTATGAACTGCATGTTCATGGACCTGATGCTGATGCAGCTAAAAAAGCAATGATCGACGTATTCACCAAGCATGGTTTGAATGTATCCGTCGTGGCTGAATAA
- a CDS encoding YlaN family protein, with protein sequence MTSSDLQEQLNLKAISLLHEDADKILKLIEVQMENLATRYCPLYEEVLDTQMYGFSKEVDFAVRAGLLPESTGKQLISKLERNLAVLYEAMNQSK encoded by the coding sequence ATGACTTCATCTGATTTACAGGAACAGCTGAATTTAAAAGCGATCAGTCTTCTTCATGAAGATGCAGATAAAATCCTAAAGCTTATTGAAGTACAGATGGAGAATCTGGCGACCCGTTATTGCCCTCTCTATGAGGAAGTGCTGGATACCCAAATGTACGGTTTTTCAAAAGAGGTTGATTTCGCGGTGCGGGCCGGGCTTCTTCCGGAAAGTACGGGAAAGCAGCTGATCAGCAAGCTTGAACGCAATCTGGCGGTCCTGTACGAAGCCATGAATCAATCCAAATAG
- a CDS encoding NUDIX hydrolase: protein MNRVVYRTDYYVVEENGQQEIVVIDRIPESAAVVAVHQGCLLLVCQHREAVDKITWELPGGTVKPGEERKFAVKRELEEEAGVLCKDLSYMGSAYPMASLANRNVHFYFTDDLKVSGSQESNQDEDEDVRAVWVPLRDVYRKIKEGGRMDAMVGHGLLLSKLYGFLAID from the coding sequence ATGAATCGCGTCGTTTACCGCACGGATTATTATGTAGTGGAAGAGAACGGGCAGCAGGAAATTGTCGTGATCGACCGGATTCCGGAATCGGCAGCGGTTGTGGCCGTTCATCAAGGTTGTCTGCTCTTGGTATGCCAGCACCGGGAAGCGGTTGATAAGATCACCTGGGAGCTTCCCGGCGGAACGGTGAAACCGGGTGAGGAACGGAAGTTTGCCGTTAAGCGGGAGCTTGAGGAAGAGGCAGGCGTGCTGTGCAAGGACCTGTCCTACATGGGCAGTGCTTATCCGATGGCTTCTCTGGCCAACCGGAACGTTCATTTTTATTTCACCGACGATTTGAAGGTGTCCGGCAGCCAAGAGTCGAATCAAGATGAGGACGAAGATGTTAGAGCTGTGTGGGTCCCGCTCAGGGATGTATATCGCAAGATCAAGGAAGGCGGCCGAATGGATGCCATGGTTGGGCACGGACTGCTGCTGAGCAAGCTTTACGGATTTCTTGCGATCGATTGA
- a CDS encoding DNA repair helicase XPB — translation MHNKPCIVQRDRTILLETAHVEAEAAREQLAQYAELIKSPTSFHTYRLSPLSLWNAAAGGLTAEAICSSLQSLSRWDVPAALLEEVIQLVGRYGQLSLLPHPTQDRSLLLHSNSEALMQELRSKRSLMEIGVRLISANEAEVPSDRRGLLKQELTRLGYPVLDQAGYLDGQYLNILWQGETTGTERGGGLSGGSNDQRFKLRDYQQKAAESFRDIGGEGGNGVLVLPCGAGKTVIGIAAMRDLQCETLILTSNTTSVRQWIDELLQKTSLSAEEIGEYSGQRKEVRPVTVATYHILTHRQGKGDEQQHMKLFNERRWGLIIYDEVHLLPAPVFRATADIQATRRLGLTATLVREDGREHDVFSLIGPRRYEMPWKRLEEQGWIASVDCMEIKVPLPDEIREACKTVGKREQYRLAAENPSKLRVIRQLVDLHKDAQTLIIGQYLDQLHAIAEELQAPLITGQMTQDQRNEWYKAFREGAVRVLVVSKVANFAVDLPDASVAIEVSGSYGSRQEEAQRLGRLLRPKQGENRAYFYALVTEDSREEMFAIRRQLFLIEQGYEYHAIQAKHPASLDLIAMRHTHRLPIPDGKEASWR, via the coding sequence ATGCATAACAAGCCGTGCATCGTCCAGCGGGATCGGACCATCTTGCTTGAGACCGCTCATGTGGAGGCTGAGGCCGCACGCGAACAACTGGCCCAGTATGCGGAATTGATCAAAAGTCCTACGTCTTTTCATACATATCGCCTGTCCCCGTTATCCTTATGGAACGCTGCTGCCGGAGGATTGACAGCTGAGGCGATTTGTTCGAGCCTTCAGTCGCTATCACGTTGGGATGTGCCGGCAGCCCTGCTGGAAGAGGTTATCCAGCTCGTTGGGCGTTACGGACAGCTGTCGCTGCTCCCGCATCCCACACAGGATCGTTCATTGCTGCTACACAGCAATAGCGAAGCCCTGATGCAGGAGCTCAGGTCCAAGCGTTCCCTGATGGAAATCGGCGTTCGGTTGATTTCGGCAAACGAGGCAGAGGTGCCCTCAGACCGGCGTGGCCTATTAAAGCAGGAGTTGACCCGGCTTGGATATCCTGTGCTGGATCAGGCGGGATATTTGGACGGGCAATATCTGAACATCCTTTGGCAAGGAGAAACAACGGGTACGGAGAGAGGCGGAGGTTTAAGCGGCGGCTCAAACGATCAGCGATTCAAGCTTCGCGACTATCAGCAGAAGGCTGCTGAGTCCTTTCGGGATATCGGCGGAGAAGGGGGGAACGGGGTGCTTGTCCTGCCCTGCGGTGCCGGGAAAACGGTGATTGGCATCGCCGCTATGCGCGATCTGCAGTGCGAGACCCTGATTCTAACCTCCAACACAACGTCTGTAAGGCAGTGGATCGACGAGCTGTTGCAGAAAACCTCACTCTCCGCGGAGGAGATCGGTGAATACTCTGGTCAGCGCAAAGAGGTGAGGCCGGTAACGGTCGCTACCTATCACATCTTGACCCACCGACAGGGCAAGGGCGATGAACAACAGCATATGAAGCTGTTTAATGAACGTCGCTGGGGCTTAATCATCTATGATGAGGTCCATCTCCTCCCCGCCCCGGTATTCCGTGCGACGGCCGATATTCAGGCGACCCGCAGGCTTGGTCTGACCGCCACCTTGGTTCGCGAGGATGGAAGGGAGCATGACGTGTTCTCGCTGATCGGCCCCAGACGATATGAAATGCCGTGGAAAAGGCTGGAGGAGCAGGGCTGGATTGCTTCGGTGGACTGTATGGAGATTAAGGTGCCGCTGCCGGATGAGATAAGAGAAGCCTGCAAGACGGTAGGCAAAAGGGAGCAGTATCGGCTGGCTGCCGAGAATCCCTCCAAGCTTCGTGTGATTCGGCAGCTCGTGGATCTCCACAAGGATGCACAGACGCTGATCATCGGGCAATACCTGGATCAGCTTCATGCCATTGCCGAGGAACTGCAGGCCCCTCTCATTACGGGGCAAATGACGCAGGATCAGCGGAATGAATGGTATAAGGCTTTCCGGGAAGGAGCCGTCCGTGTACTTGTCGTTTCGAAAGTGGCTAACTTCGCGGTTGATCTGCCCGATGCTTCCGTCGCGATCGAGGTTTCGGGCAGTTACGGCTCACGGCAGGAGGAGGCGCAGCGCCTTGGACGCTTGCTGCGGCCGAAGCAGGGGGAGAATCGGGCTTATTTCTATGCATTGGTGAC
- the cax gene encoding calcium/proton exchanger, whose amino-acid sequence MKKWLNPALLIFTFLLSALGHFANWNFTLQFILSAISVIFVAGFLGKATESVAHYAGQRLGGFLNATFGNAAELIIAILLIKEGLYDMVKASITGSIIGNLLLVLGLSLFAGGLKFKIQKYNVTLAGLNGSLMTLAIIALFIPAVFLNTHSITESETKTLSLIVAGILIVAYIAWLGFSMITHKNYLADVSDDNDQDALPHEHGPVWSKKRSILYLVVATVMVAFVSEWLVGVLEPISHEYGLSELFIGAFLVAIIGNAAEHSAAIMLAMKNKIGAAVEIAVGSSLQIALFVAPVLVFISFFLGDTMDIVFTTLELVAIGVAVFIARSITQDGASNWYEGLLLLAVYVILGVSFFLV is encoded by the coding sequence ATGAAAAAATGGCTAAACCCCGCGCTGCTCATCTTCACTTTTTTGCTTAGTGCGCTGGGGCATTTTGCGAATTGGAACTTCACACTCCAATTCATTCTGTCTGCCATCTCAGTTATTTTTGTCGCCGGTTTCCTTGGCAAAGCAACCGAAAGCGTTGCGCATTACGCCGGTCAACGGCTCGGGGGATTCCTGAACGCCACCTTCGGTAACGCGGCGGAGCTGATCATTGCCATCCTGCTGATCAAGGAAGGCTTGTACGATATGGTGAAAGCAAGCATCACCGGCTCCATTATCGGCAACCTGCTGCTCGTCCTCGGACTTAGCCTGTTTGCCGGGGGCCTCAAATTTAAAATCCAAAAATACAACGTGACGCTGGCAGGTCTGAACGGATCCCTGATGACGCTGGCGATTATCGCCCTGTTTATCCCTGCTGTCTTTCTGAATACCCACTCCATTACGGAGAGTGAGACCAAGACGCTCAGCCTCATTGTGGCGGGAATTCTGATCGTAGCCTACATCGCATGGCTGGGGTTCTCGATGATCACCCACAAGAACTATTTGGCGGATGTCAGCGACGATAACGATCAGGATGCGCTGCCGCACGAGCACGGTCCCGTCTGGTCCAAGAAACGCTCAATACTGTACCTCGTTGTCGCTACGGTGATGGTTGCGTTTGTCAGTGAATGGCTTGTGGGGGTGCTTGAGCCTATCAGCCACGAGTATGGCCTTAGCGAACTGTTTATCGGTGCATTCCTTGTAGCGATTATCGGTAACGCAGCCGAGCACAGTGCAGCCATTATGCTCGCCATGAAGAACAAAATCGGCGCAGCCGTTGAAATTGCCGTTGGCAGCAGCCTGCAGATTGCCCTGTTTGTTGCTCCCGTGCTCGTGTTCATCAGCTTCTTCCTTGGGGATACGATGGATATTGTGTTTACCACGCTGGAGCTGGTTGCTATCGGTGTCGCCGTATTCATTGCCAGATCCATTACGCAAGACGGTGCCTCCAACTGGTATGAAGGCCTTCTGCTGCTCGCCGTGTACGTCATACTAGGCGTCTCGTTCTTCCTCGTCTAA
- the ftsW gene encoding putative lipid II flippase FtsW — protein sequence MNTTKPQPKRGTPDFQLLILTLLLVGFGLIMVFSSSSSLAVFNEKFNNDPLHFTKRQVAFAVLGTLVMFVAMNINYKKYKQLFIPVFFLTLMLLILVVIIGSATNGATSWFNLGKFGIQPTELAKIATIVYLAALITKKGERIRQWKGGFFPVLIIVGVVAGLIMLQPDLGSCFILVATSGLLIYAGGASLKHILGCISLVALGLVLTLGVGALFNSSGDQEQASKNYKMGRIEAFMDPFHDESDTGYNLVQSLIAIGQGGVTGAGYGESVQKLHYLPNPYNDFIFSVIGEEFGFIGTAIFLLLYLYFILRGIIVSLRCSDPFGTLTGVGIMGLIAIQAFINIGGVTNTIPITGVTLPFISYGGSSLLVMMLSMGIVLSISRDSNRPMKEEQVKSVIKKDYRAIG from the coding sequence ATGAATACGACCAAACCTCAGCCGAAGAGAGGGACGCCTGATTTTCAACTGCTGATCCTTACCTTGCTGTTAGTGGGATTCGGACTGATCATGGTGTTCAGTTCCAGCTCCAGCTTGGCCGTTTTCAATGAAAAATTCAATAACGATCCGCTGCATTTTACGAAGCGGCAAGTCGCGTTTGCCGTCCTTGGCACGTTGGTTATGTTTGTTGCCATGAACATCAACTATAAGAAATACAAGCAGCTATTCATACCGGTGTTTTTTCTAACCTTGATGTTGCTGATTCTTGTGGTGATCATCGGTTCCGCGACCAACGGAGCCACAAGCTGGTTTAACCTGGGAAAATTCGGCATACAGCCGACCGAACTGGCCAAAATTGCGACCATTGTCTATCTGGCAGCGCTGATTACCAAAAAAGGGGAACGAATCCGTCAATGGAAGGGCGGTTTCTTCCCCGTACTCATTATTGTAGGGGTCGTAGCGGGACTTATCATGCTTCAGCCGGATTTAGGTTCCTGCTTCATCCTCGTGGCTACGAGCGGGCTGCTGATCTATGCTGGCGGCGCCAGCCTCAAGCATATCCTGGGATGTATCTCGCTTGTCGCGCTTGGCCTGGTACTCACTCTGGGCGTCGGTGCACTCTTTAACTCCAGCGGAGATCAGGAGCAGGCTTCCAAGAACTACAAGATGGGCCGGATCGAGGCTTTCATGGACCCGTTCCACGATGAGTCGGACACGGGCTACAACTTGGTGCAATCGCTGATCGCCATCGGCCAGGGCGGTGTCACTGGAGCCGGTTACGGGGAGAGTGTGCAGAAGCTGCATTACCTGCCGAATCCTTACAATGACTTTATCTTTTCGGTCATCGGCGAAGAATTCGGTTTTATCGGAACTGCGATATTCCTCCTGCTCTACTTATACTTTATCCTGCGAGGGATCATTGTGTCGCTTCGCTGCTCGGATCCGTTCGGAACCTTGACCGGCGTCGGCATCATGGGACTAATCGCCATACAGGCCTTCATCAATATCGGTGGGGTTACCAATACCATCCCGATAACGGGCGTTACCCTCCCATTCATCAGTTATGGCGGATCCTCGCTGCTGGTTATGATGCTGAGCATGGGAATCGTGCTTAGCATATCCAGGGACAGCAACCGTCCGATGAAAGAGGAGCAGGTTAAATCCGTAATTAAAAAAGACTACCGGGCAATCGGGTAG
- a CDS encoding Asp23/Gls24 family envelope stress response protein translates to MTEQLQLDNGLIRISDDVVSKIAGLAALETPGIAAMSGGLSEGWAKRLSGKNVQKGVTVEVGQLEAAIDLRIIVLYETPIHEVCRMLQQNVREAVESMTGLRVVEVNVKVEGVAFKDDEIDDIQLRAK, encoded by the coding sequence ATGACGGAACAACTTCAACTGGATAACGGTTTGATTCGAATATCGGATGATGTCGTCTCGAAAATTGCCGGATTAGCTGCCTTGGAAACCCCAGGTATTGCAGCAATGTCCGGTGGATTGTCCGAGGGCTGGGCTAAGCGACTGAGCGGCAAAAATGTGCAAAAGGGTGTTACCGTAGAAGTAGGTCAGCTGGAAGCGGCGATTGACCTGCGGATTATCGTGCTTTATGAGACACCCATACATGAAGTGTGCCGCATGCTTCAACAGAATGTCCGCGAAGCTGTCGAGAGCATGACAGGACTTCGTGTGGTTGAGGTCAATGTGAAGGTCGAAGGCGTAGCTTTCAAAGACGATGAAATCGACGATATTCAGCTTCGAGCTAAATAA
- a CDS encoding M20 family metallopeptidase, whose protein sequence is MTKEAFWEQWYPRMVEWRRHLHMHPELSFQEKETSTFIATRLQELGLAVKTGVGGHGVIGIIKGDTPGKTVVLRSDMDALPIEDGKSCEYKSRVQGVMHACGHDGHTSMLLGAAAYYSTYPEEVQGEIRFMFQPAEEVCPGGAVEMIKDGALDGADVVYGLHLWTPFPVGTAASAPGPLMAAADEFFIDITGRGGHGGMPHVTADALVAGAALVMQLQTIVSRTVDPLQPAVVTVGTMQAGTAQNVIASSCRITGTVRTFDEPTRTLIRERIEHMTRTVSETYGTKAAVRYLVGYPPLVNDETETERFFRTAPKIFEADQVKVSPKLMPAEDFAYYLMEIPGCFIFVGAGNPDKGAIYPHHHPMFDFDEDAMRYGAKLLVEMVSSYQNGD, encoded by the coding sequence TTGACGAAGGAAGCATTTTGGGAACAATGGTATCCACGGATGGTGGAGTGGCGTCGTCATTTACATATGCACCCGGAACTTTCGTTCCAGGAGAAGGAAACTTCGACATTTATAGCAACCCGGCTGCAGGAGCTGGGCCTTGCGGTCAAGACAGGTGTGGGCGGGCATGGCGTTATAGGAATTATAAAAGGAGATACACCTGGCAAGACCGTTGTGCTGCGTTCTGATATGGATGCGCTGCCGATTGAAGACGGCAAGAGCTGCGAGTACAAATCCCGGGTGCAAGGCGTGATGCACGCTTGCGGGCATGATGGGCATACCTCCATGCTGCTGGGGGCAGCTGCTTATTACAGCACGTATCCTGAAGAAGTCCAGGGCGAAATTCGTTTTATGTTCCAGCCAGCGGAGGAAGTCTGTCCCGGCGGTGCGGTAGAGATGATCAAGGATGGAGCACTTGACGGAGCCGACGTTGTCTATGGTCTCCACTTATGGACGCCGTTTCCGGTAGGGACCGCAGCGAGCGCGCCGGGTCCGCTGATGGCTGCGGCGGATGAGTTTTTCATTGATATTACAGGGCGCGGGGGACATGGCGGTATGCCGCATGTGACAGCCGATGCCCTGGTAGCGGGAGCAGCGCTTGTTATGCAGCTCCAAACCATTGTAAGCCGCACGGTAGATCCACTGCAGCCTGCCGTGGTTACGGTAGGAACGATGCAGGCCGGAACGGCGCAAAACGTAATTGCTTCCTCTTGCCGGATCACGGGAACGGTGCGCACCTTTGACGAACCTACCCGGACATTGATCCGGGAGCGGATCGAACATATGACCCGGACGGTTTCTGAAACCTACGGCACGAAGGCAGCGGTCCGATATCTCGTCGGTTATCCACCCTTGGTGAATGATGAGACCGAAACCGAGCGGTTCTTCCGTACGGCACCGAAAATATTCGAAGCGGATCAGGTCAAGGTCTCGCCCAAACTGATGCCAGCGGAGGATTTTGCCTATTACTTGATGGAAATTCCAGGCTGCTTCATTTTTGTTGGAGCCGGTAACCCGGACAAGGGGGCAATCTATCCGCATCATCACCCGATGTTCGACTTTGATGAAGATGCTATGCGTTATGGGGCGAAGCTGCTGGTCGAGATGGTGTCGAGTTATCAGAACGGGGACTAG
- a CDS encoding aminopeptidase, which produces MRDPRIQKLAQNLVNYSVDMQPGENVLIEMIGSERDLLNAIIEEVSNQGGRPFVQLTDRTVQRAMLKNANKEQLELWAELDLERMKKMDCYIGIRAGENVNDMADVPEENMKLYNALYSHPVHSEERVKRTKWVVLRYPNASMAQLANTSTEAFEDFYFDVCNLDYSKMDRAQDPLAELMRKTDKVRIVGPGTDLSFSIKNIGAEKCSGQKNIPDGEVYTAPVRDSVNGTISYNTPTLYNGVTFENIKFRFENGKIVEATGSDTKRLNEILDADEGARYIGEFAIGFNPYILTPMKDILFDEKIAGSLHFTPGQAYDVTDNGNRSSIHWDLVLIQRPEYGGGEIYFDDRLIRKDGIFVIPELAALNPENLK; this is translated from the coding sequence ATGCGTGATCCCAGAATTCAAAAATTGGCTCAAAATCTCGTGAACTATTCGGTAGATATGCAGCCGGGCGAAAATGTGCTCATCGAAATGATTGGATCGGAGCGCGATCTGCTGAATGCCATCATTGAGGAGGTTTCGAATCAAGGTGGCCGCCCGTTCGTGCAATTGACAGATCGCACGGTTCAACGTGCCATGCTGAAGAACGCAAATAAGGAGCAGCTTGAGCTGTGGGCTGAGCTGGATCTTGAGCGCATGAAGAAAATGGATTGTTACATCGGTATCCGCGCAGGCGAGAACGTCAACGATATGGCTGACGTGCCTGAGGAAAACATGAAGCTGTATAATGCACTTTATTCGCACCCCGTACATAGCGAAGAGCGCGTCAAGCGTACGAAGTGGGTGGTTCTCCGCTATCCGAACGCCAGCATGGCGCAGCTTGCCAACACCAGCACCGAGGCGTTTGAGGATTTCTACTTCGATGTGTGCAATCTGGATTACTCCAAAATGGACCGCGCCCAGGATCCTTTGGCCGAGCTGATGAGAAAGACCGACAAGGTTCGCATCGTTGGACCGGGAACGGATCTCAGCTTCTCGATCAAAAACATTGGTGCAGAGAAATGCTCCGGTCAGAAGAACATTCCGGATGGCGAGGTATATACAGCGCCTGTTCGTGATTCAGTTAACGGTACAATCTCTTACAATACACCGACTCTCTACAATGGCGTAACCTTCGAGAATATTAAATTCCGCTTTGAAAACGGAAAAATTGTTGAAGCAACCGGCAGCGACACCAAACGTTTGAACGAGATTTTGGATGCGGATGAAGGTGCAAGATATATCGGCGAATTTGCCATCGGCTTCAACCCATACATTTTGACACCGATGAAAGATATTCTGTTTGATGAGAAAATCGCCGGAAGCCTGCATTTTACGCCAGGTCAAGCATATGATGTAACAGACAACGGCAATCGTTCCTCGATTCACTGGGATCTCGTTTTGATCCAGCGTCCGGAGTACGGCGGCGGGGAAATCTACTTTGATGATCGCTTGATTCGCAAGGATGGTATATTTGTTATTCCAGAACTAGCAGCGTTAAATCCGGAAAATCTTAAATAG